In Nitrospirota bacterium, the genomic window AGTGTACACAGGACATCCATCGGTATCCTGACAAATTCACGCAAACCCCCGTTATCACCTGAATGGGTCTTAATTGCCGGCGTCATCTCGTCTTATCTTCTGATTCAACACCTTTTTAAAGAGCAGGAAATTCTCATGCTGATATTTGCTTATTGTATCAAGTATAAGTCCAATGCTTATCATGATGGCGCTCAAGATTCCACAGCTTGCCGCAAGAATTGACAATGGCACATGGTATACATACCTTGTGGTAATATAATCGCGGATAGGCAGATAACCGGTTATAAGACTTGTCGCGAGGAATATGGCAGCAAGCAAAGAAAAGAATAACAGAGGTTTATAATCTTTTAGTATCATAAATAAGGCCTTCAGTATGAGAATGCCGTCACTGAAGGTATTTATCTTGGAATGGCTCCCCTCCGGTCTCAGACCATAATGAACAGGGATCTCTTTTATGGCAAAATTCTTTGTTATCGCCTGCAATGTTAATTCTGTCTCAATCTCAAATCCTTTTGATTTAAGGGGGACTGATTTTACAAATTCGCGGGAAAAGACCCTGAACCCGGATAATACATCTGTAACCGTTATGGAAAATAGCCTTGAAACAAGCAGCTTGACCATCCAATTTCCAGCCTTATGGAATACTCTGAATGATCCGGGCATATGGTGTTGAAGCCGGGCGCCTACGACCATCCCTGCATCACTCCTTTTCAGCGCTTCAATAAGTTCTTTAACAGCGCCTGACGGATATGTATCATCTCCATCACACATAACATAAATATCTGCATCTATCTCTTCAAACATATGTTTTACAACATTTCCCTTTCCACGATTCGGGGAATGTATGACAATTGCACCTGCATCTTCAGCACATCCGCTGGTCCCGTCAGTTGAATTATTATCAAATACATAGACCTCCGCATCTGGCAGAGCCGCCTTGAAGTCTTTTACAACCTTTGCGATCGTCAATTCTTCATTAAGACATGGAATCATCACTGCTATTTTTTTCATAAGGGTACCAAAGCCACCTGTTAATCGAGACATACAACTGTCTCGGTCCTGACCAGCGGCAGAGTCTTTCTACATGTCACGAGTTCATCCCTTCCAATTTCAGTTGCAGAAATTCCCATATCATTGAACCTGATGCGATTTGCATAAAAATTAGAAAAATAAACTTTGACCGGCTTGTTAAGATCTATTAAATAACTGAGTTGAGTTTTGAACAGTTCATTATCCTTTAAAACCGCAGTGATTCTTACAGTAGAGATTAAGGCTATGTCTAAAATTAAGACAAAGATCACAACCAGTCCTATCCTGGATAAAATCTCCCTCGGCCTGAAGTAAAAACACAGGCCTGCACAAATGACAGGTACCAGCCATAGCTGAGGGGCGTAACGACTATACCATGCAACTGGATTTATAATGATTGATATTATTAATAGGAGAATGACTGATATACTCAAAAAAGCAGCCGATGTCCAATTAAAGATTAATACTATAATTAAAGAGATTACACTTAAGACCATAGCCCCGCCGAACAGGGGGCCAAAACCTGCCACCCTCACATCCACCTCAATGAACCTCATCAGTTCATCCATTTTAAATGTAAAGGGTAATTTCCACGGGCTATCCCATGCAACTGCAGACTCAGAAAAGATGGTCGCAAATATCTTCTCAAGACGATTATAGGATTTCCATGTTTCAGGCATGCCAATCTCGATGAGATCAACAGGTGATGAAGTAGTTCCAGGCCAGTATTGCGCTCCAATAGGATAAAAGGGATTTTGATGCATCAACAGATTATTAATATAAGGATTATACCCTAAGATAGCAATCCCTATAATGAATGCGAAGGCCGCAGTCCCGGAAATTAAAGCGAGCCTTGCCCTGCCAAGTCCTCCAAGGATATAAAAAAGAGGCAATATCCCTGTTATCAGTAAGCCGGCATAAACCATACCGGTAGTCTTCACATTTATCACAAGCGTTAAAGAACATGCCAGTAAAATTAACAATGGAATAATGTCTTTCTTTTCATATATGCAATAGAAGGCCAAACAACATACTATCGTTAGCATAGAAAAGAGATGACCATCCACATAATTAGATGGAACCTGGAGAATATTTACCGGATTCAAAGAAGCCAACAACGAAATGATGAATATCAATCCTGATTTAATGTTTGTAGCTTTAAGCATAATGCCCATTATCAGGCAGAAAGCGGAAAACATAATTGGGAAATTAAACACCTTGGCGTATTCTATGTATTTTGTTACCTTGTAAATTGATGCCTCATAAATCCATGGCGCCTTTGGGTAATACGTTAATCGCGCATCAATATCATTCTTCTCATAACTCCAAATGGGATTCCAGCCATTAGCCAGTCTGTCAATTGCCTCCTGGTGATAGGTTTGACCGTCCGGAGACAGGTCATAGATCTTTCCGGAAAAATAGAGTGATAACAACAGTAGCGCTATAAATGAGGTGATGAGGATTATAAACATGGAAAGATACTTGTCAGGAAAATATTTTTTAGAGGTAAACCATACCCAGTATAACACGCCTATTAGTGATAACAATCCGAAACGTGACAGCGGCATATTCATTAATAAGGTAATGGAACCAATGAAAAACAATCCAAAGATAAATATGATATGTAATGAGCCAGCGATAAACAGAAAGGATGCCGTTCTTTCCCTTAATCTTTTCATAATCCTTTTTAACTTTCTTTGC contains:
- a CDS encoding glycosyltransferase, with the protein product MSRLTGGFGTLMKKIAVMIPCLNEELTIAKVVKDFKAALPDAEVYVFDNNSTDGTSGCAEDAGAIVIHSPNRGKGNVVKHMFEEIDADIYVMCDGDDTYPSGAVKELIEALKRSDAGMVVGARLQHHMPGSFRVFHKAGNWMVKLLVSRLFSITVTDVLSGFRVFSREFVKSVPLKSKGFEIETELTLQAITKNFAIKEIPVHYGLRPEGSHSKINTFSDGILILKALFMILKDYKPLLFFSLLAAIFLATSLITGYLPIRDYITTRYVYHVPLSILAASCGILSAIMISIGLILDTISKYQHENFLLFKKVLNQKIRRDDAGN